The Mycobacterium paragordonae genome includes a region encoding these proteins:
- a CDS encoding SRPBCC family protein: MTLTKELTTIRDVSASRQAVWDVIANGWTYTQWVVGNSRTRAVDSNWPEPGSAIKHSVGVWPLVINDKTEVESCTPGEELVLKARVGLFGAARITLRLSDIPDGCRIEMIEVPVTGPASLLPDRMALAAVYPRNRECLWRLAALAERLKTSQVN; this comes from the coding sequence ATGACTTTGACGAAGGAATTGACCACCATCCGAGACGTGTCGGCGTCCCGCCAGGCGGTGTGGGACGTGATCGCCAACGGCTGGACGTACACGCAATGGGTGGTCGGCAACAGCCGGACTCGCGCCGTCGACTCGAACTGGCCGGAGCCCGGCTCGGCCATCAAGCACTCGGTCGGGGTGTGGCCGCTGGTGATCAACGACAAGACGGAGGTCGAAAGCTGCACGCCGGGTGAGGAACTGGTGTTGAAGGCCCGCGTCGGGCTGTTCGGCGCAGCCCGAATCACACTGCGGCTCAGCGATATTCCGGATGGTTGCCGGATCGAGATGATCGAGGTGCCGGTCACCGGGCCGGCCAGCCTGCTGCCCGACCGGATGGCCCTGGCGGCTGTCTATCCGCGCAATCGTGAGTGCCTGTGGCGCCTCGCGGCGTTGGCCGAACGCCTCAAGACCAGCCAGGTCAATTAG
- a CDS encoding aminopeptidase — MTVRRLIIAVSAVLLVAGVIGLLVPVQVSNSNGGTVSCGNGFATDLSAARAANNRNGANIPILNEIIPHTDFVAQCDSAVSSRRMWTIPLTVIGIVGVAGALLVRRTRGAPAGV, encoded by the coding sequence GTGACTGTACGACGGTTAATCATCGCGGTGAGTGCCGTGCTCTTGGTAGCCGGCGTCATTGGCTTGCTGGTGCCGGTCCAGGTATCCAACAGCAACGGCGGAACGGTGTCTTGCGGAAACGGGTTCGCCACGGACCTCTCCGCAGCCCGGGCCGCCAATAACCGTAACGGCGCCAATATCCCGATCCTCAACGAGATCATCCCCCACACCGACTTCGTCGCCCAGTGTGATTCCGCGGTGTCGAGCCGGCGGATGTGGACGATCCCGTTAACGGTGATCGGCATCGTCGGTGTCGCCGGGGCGCTGCTGGTACGGCGCACCAGGGGCGCGCCGGCCGGCGTCTAG
- a CDS encoding SDR family oxidoreductase, with amino-acid sequence MPATQHAPQQFVDSADGVRIAVYEEGNREGPTVVLMHGWPDSHVLWDGVVPLLAQRFRVLRFDNRGVGMSSAPKPVSAYSTARMADDFAAVISELSPGQPVHVLAHDWGSVAVWEYLSRPGASDRVASFTSVSGPAQDQLVGFIFGALRQPWRVRKLAQAISQVLRLTYMAFFSVPLLAPLLLRLALSSAAVRRSIVDNIPVEQIRHSDKLPSDAATSVKTYPANYWRSFSGKFRRQGVRVIDTPVQLIVNTKDKYVRPHGYDETARWVPRLWRRDIRAGHFSPMSHPQVMAAAVHDFADLTEGKQPSRAMLRAQVGRPRGYFGDTLVSVTGAGSGIGRETALAFSREGAELVISDIDEATVKETAAQIAARGGVAHSYVLDVSDTDAVESFAERVCAEHGLPDIVVNNAGIGQAGGFLDTPAEQFDRVLDVNLGGVVNGCRAFGKRLVERGTGGHIVNVSSMAAYAPLQSLNAYCTSKAATFMFSDCLRAELDAADVGLTTICPGVIDTNIIATTQFHAGTPDDEKVDGRRGQLDKMFDLRSYGPDKVANAIVSAVKKNKPIRPVTFEAYALYGVSRVLPQALRSTARMKVI; translated from the coding sequence ATGCCGGCAACACAACATGCACCCCAGCAGTTCGTCGACAGCGCGGACGGTGTCCGGATCGCCGTCTACGAGGAGGGCAACCGCGAGGGACCGACGGTCGTGCTGATGCACGGCTGGCCGGACTCACATGTGTTGTGGGACGGCGTTGTTCCGTTGCTGGCGCAGCGATTTCGGGTCCTGCGGTTCGACAATCGCGGTGTCGGTATGTCGTCGGCGCCCAAACCGGTGTCCGCGTACAGCACCGCCCGGATGGCTGACGACTTCGCTGCCGTGATCAGCGAGCTGAGCCCCGGCCAGCCGGTCCACGTGCTGGCCCACGACTGGGGTTCGGTGGCGGTGTGGGAGTACCTCAGCCGGCCCGGCGCTTCGGACCGGGTGGCGTCGTTCACCTCGGTGTCCGGCCCGGCCCAGGATCAGCTGGTCGGATTCATCTTCGGTGCCCTGCGCCAGCCGTGGCGGGTCCGCAAACTCGCTCAGGCGATCAGCCAGGTCCTCCGGCTGACCTACATGGCCTTCTTCTCGGTCCCGTTGCTGGCGCCGCTGCTGCTGCGGCTGGCGCTGTCGAGTGCCGCGGTGCGGCGCAGCATCGTCGACAACATCCCGGTCGAGCAGATTCGCCACTCCGACAAGTTGCCCAGCGACGCGGCGACCTCGGTGAAGACCTATCCCGCCAATTATTGGCGCTCGTTTTCCGGCAAATTCCGCCGTCAGGGTGTGCGCGTCATCGACACGCCGGTGCAGCTCATCGTCAACACGAAGGACAAGTACGTGCGGCCGCACGGCTACGACGAGACCGCCCGCTGGGTGCCGCGGCTGTGGCGTCGCGACATCCGGGCCGGCCATTTCTCGCCGATGTCGCACCCGCAGGTGATGGCCGCCGCGGTGCACGACTTCGCGGACCTGACCGAGGGTAAGCAGCCGAGCCGGGCGATGTTGCGGGCGCAGGTGGGCCGCCCCCGCGGCTACTTCGGCGACACGCTGGTATCGGTGACCGGGGCGGGCAGCGGCATCGGCCGCGAAACCGCGCTCGCATTCTCGCGCGAGGGCGCCGAGTTGGTGATCAGCGACATCGACGAGGCGACCGTTAAGGAGACCGCCGCGCAGATCGCCGCGCGCGGCGGGGTCGCCCACTCCTACGTGCTGGACGTCTCCGACACCGACGCCGTCGAGTCATTCGCCGAGCGGGTCTGTGCCGAGCACGGGCTGCCCGACATCGTCGTCAACAACGCCGGCATCGGCCAGGCGGGCGGATTCCTGGACACTCCGGCCGAGCAGTTCGACCGAGTGCTGGACGTCAACCTCGGCGGGGTCGTCAACGGTTGCCGTGCGTTCGGTAAGCGCCTGGTCGAGCGCGGCACCGGCGGGCACATCGTTAACGTGTCGTCGATGGCGGCCTACGCCCCGCTGCAGTCGCTCAACGCGTACTGCACCTCCAAGGCCGCGACGTTCATGTTCTCCGACTGCCTGCGGGCCGAACTCGATGCCGCCGACGTGGGTCTGACCACGATCTGCCCCGGGGTCATCGACACCAACATCATCGCGACCACGCAATTCCACGCCGGCACACCAGACGACGAGAAGGTCGACGGACGTCGGGGACAGTTGGACAAGATGTTCGACCTGCGCAGCTACGGGCCGGACAAGGTGGCCAACGCGATCGTGTCCGCGGTCAAGAAGAACAAGCCGATCCGGCCGGTCACCTTCGAGGCCTACGCGCTCTACGGCGTGTCGCGCGTGCTGCCCCAGGCATTGCGCAGCACGGCGCGGATGAAGGTGATCTAG
- the sucB gene encoding 2-oxoglutarate dehydrogenase, E2 component, dihydrolipoamide succinyltransferase, protein MAFSVQMPALGESVTEGTVTRWLKQEGDTVEVDEPLVEVSTDKVDTEIPSPAAGVLTKIIAQEDDTVEVGGDLAVIGDPGDDSGQDSSQDGGQDAGQDSSEPAQEESQEEPEESSAAEESAQEEPEPEPEQEKSGGGGDATPVLMPELGESVTEGTVTRWLKKVGDSVQVDEPLVEVSTDKVDTEIPSPVAGVLVSITAEEDDVVQVGGELAKVGSSDSGSASTTKPKAQPSEEKAAAEPEPEPEPEPEPEPEPAAKKEPEPKPEPKEEPKPEPKKEPKPEPEPESSSDGGPYVTPLVRKLATEHNVDLAEVTGTGVGGRIRKQDVLAFAEREAEKKQQPKEEAKPAAQPAAPAAKPAAAAAPAPSLAHLRGTKQKASRIRQITAAKTRESLQATAQLTQTHEVDMTKIVALRNRAKAAFAEREGVNLTFLPFIARAVIDALKIHPNVNASYNEETKEITYYDAEHLGFAVDTEQGLLSPVIHNAGDLSLAGLARAIADIANRARTGNLKPDELSGGTFTITNIGSQGALFDTPILVPPQAAMLGTGAIVKRPRVIVDELGNESIGVRSVSYLPLTYDHRLIDGADAGRFVTTIKHRLEEGAFEADLGL, encoded by the coding sequence ATGGCCTTCTCCGTCCAGATGCCGGCACTTGGTGAGAGCGTCACCGAGGGAACGGTCACCCGCTGGCTCAAGCAGGAAGGCGACACGGTCGAAGTCGACGAGCCACTCGTCGAGGTCTCGACCGACAAGGTTGACACCGAGATCCCGTCGCCGGCCGCCGGCGTGCTCACCAAGATCATCGCCCAGGAAGACGACACGGTAGAGGTCGGCGGCGATCTGGCCGTCATCGGCGACCCGGGCGATGATTCTGGGCAGGACTCCAGCCAGGACGGCGGTCAAGACGCCGGCCAGGACTCCTCGGAGCCGGCCCAGGAAGAGTCGCAGGAGGAGCCCGAGGAGTCTTCCGCAGCCGAGGAGTCGGCGCAGGAGGAGCCCGAGCCCGAACCCGAGCAGGAGAAGTCGGGCGGCGGCGGCGACGCGACGCCGGTGTTGATGCCGGAGTTGGGCGAGTCGGTGACCGAGGGCACCGTGACGCGGTGGCTGAAGAAGGTCGGCGACTCGGTCCAGGTGGACGAGCCGCTGGTGGAAGTGTCCACCGACAAGGTGGACACCGAGATCCCCTCACCCGTGGCGGGCGTGCTGGTGAGCATCACCGCCGAGGAAGACGACGTGGTTCAGGTCGGCGGCGAACTGGCCAAGGTCGGCAGTTCCGATTCCGGCTCCGCCTCGACCACCAAGCCGAAAGCCCAGCCCAGCGAGGAAAAGGCGGCGGCCGAACCAGAACCCGAACCCGAGCCGGAGCCGGAGCCAGAACCCGAGCCCGCGGCCAAGAAGGAACCCGAACCCAAGCCGGAGCCCAAGGAAGAACCCAAACCCGAGCCCAAGAAGGAACCCAAGCCGGAGCCAGAACCCGAGTCTTCGTCTGACGGCGGCCCCTACGTGACGCCGCTGGTGCGCAAACTGGCCACCGAACACAACGTCGACCTGGCCGAGGTGACCGGCACCGGCGTCGGCGGCCGGATCCGCAAGCAGGACGTGCTGGCTTTTGCTGAAAGGGAAGCGGAGAAGAAGCAGCAACCCAAGGAAGAAGCCAAGCCGGCCGCCCAGCCTGCGGCTCCCGCGGCCAAGCCCGCGGCCGCGGCCGCTCCGGCCCCATCGCTGGCACACCTGCGCGGAACCAAGCAGAAGGCCAGCCGGATCCGGCAGATCACCGCTGCCAAGACGCGCGAGTCTCTGCAGGCCACCGCCCAGCTCACCCAGACCCACGAGGTCGACATGACCAAGATCGTGGCGCTGCGCAACCGGGCGAAGGCGGCGTTCGCCGAGCGGGAAGGGGTGAACCTGACCTTCCTGCCGTTCATCGCGCGGGCGGTGATCGATGCCCTCAAGATCCACCCGAACGTCAACGCCAGCTACAACGAGGAAACCAAGGAGATCACCTACTACGACGCCGAGCACCTCGGGTTCGCCGTCGACACCGAGCAGGGCCTCCTCTCCCCCGTCATCCACAACGCCGGCGATTTGTCCCTGGCCGGCTTGGCGCGCGCGATCGCCGACATCGCCAACCGCGCACGCACCGGCAACCTCAAGCCCGACGAGCTGTCCGGCGGCACGTTCACCATCACCAACATCGGCAGCCAGGGCGCACTGTTCGACACCCCAATCCTGGTGCCGCCGCAGGCGGCCATGCTGGGCACCGGGGCCATCGTCAAACGCCCCCGGGTGATCGTCGACGAACTCGGCAACGAGTCCATCGGAGTCCGGTCGGTCAGCTACCTGCCGCTGACCTATGACCACCGACTCATCGACGGTGCGGACGCCGGACGCTTTGTGACCACGATCAAGCACCGACTCGAAGAGGGAGCCTTCGAGGCCGACCTGGGGCTGTAA